The genomic region CTGTACCAGGAACTATCTCTTGCATAAATGGAATTAGTCCTCCAGCTACACCTGCCAAAGCTCCAGAGAGAATCCAGGAAAATAAGCGAGTTTTTTCTACATTTATTCCCATAATTTGGGCTAAAGCAGGGTTTTCCATAGAAGCTCTTAACGCAATACCGAACTTAGTTTTATAAAGAAGGAGATATAAAGAACCAACTAAAAAGAAAACTACTCCAAATGAAACCCAAAAAATACCCCTAATACCCCAAAGATAAAAATCTAAATAAGAAAAAACAAATTTTGCCTGCGTAGAACCTATTATATTACTAAGAATTTCAGAATATGCTCCAATAATACCTAAAAGAATAAGATCAATAGCCAAAGTAGCTATCATCAAAACTTCTATACTACTTCCTCTCCTGACTAAAGGATTTAAAACAAGAAAGGTTAAAAATCCAACAACTCCTCCAATAATAAAAAGAGCAGGCAAGGAATAATAAGGAGAAATATGCCAAATTCTGTAAAATGTTAGGGCGGCGTAGCTTCCAACAATAGCAAAACTTCCTTGCGCAAAGTTAGGTACATTTGTGGTAATGTAAGTAAGAGTTAAGCCTAGCGCAAGAAGAACTAATAGATTAGCGTAAATGATTGCTCCTTCTATAACCATTAAAACGACTCCCTACAATATTTATACATTTTTAATTCCTAAAGAATATTCTTTAAATTTTTCATGATTTAAAACGTCTTTAGCTGTTCCTTCTAATGCTATTCTTCCACTAACAAACATATATCCATTGTCACTTATTTCTAAAGCTCTTTTTGCGTTTTGTTCAACAAGCAAGATAGTAAGACCAAATTTATCCCTCATATCTAAAATTTTTCCAAATATTATCTCCGCTAACTTAGGTGATAGTTGGGCGGTTGGTTCATCTAACATGAGAACTTCGGCATCTCTTACTAATGCCATTCCCATAGCCAAAAACTGCCTTTGACCTCCACTAAGAGTCTCAGCTTTCCTATTTAAAATGTCTTTTAGTTCCGGAAATACGTCTAAAGCGATATCAATTCTTTCTCTAACTTTATCTTTTGGTAAGATATATCCCGCAATTTTTAAATTTTCATTTACAGTAAGTTGAGAAAAAACATTATCAATTTGAGGTAAATAAGCAATTCGAAGTTTTACCTTTTTATAAGGTGGAATATTAGATATATCTTTCCCTTTAAATATTATTTCACCAGTGTATATTGTGGTAAGCCCGAATAGAGCTTTTAAAAATGTAGATTTTCCACTACCATTTGGCCCTACAACTGTAGTAATTTTTTTGTCTTCAATAATAGCGTTAATATCAAACAGAATCTGTAATTTACCATAACCTGTATTTAGATTGACTACTTTTATCATTTTATTTAATCCCCGATATATATCTCTATAATTTTGGGATCATTAAGAACTTCTTTAATTTCTTTTTCCCCTTTACCTTCAGCAATAACCTTTCCATTAAACATGATATATAGCCTATCAATATATTTGAGAACAATATCTAACCTATGTTCAACTATTAGAAATGTTACATCTTGTTCTCTGAGTTCTAGAATTTTACTGAATATCTCATGAGACAATCCTGGAGCTACTCCTGCGATAGGCTCATCTAATACGATAAGTTTAGGATTAGTCATCAATGCCCTTCCCAAGGCTACCAGTTTCATTTGGCCACCACTAAGCTCTCCTGCTTTTTTAAAAGTAAGATGAGATAGTTTCAAAAAATTAATTATATCTAAAGCTTTTTCTAATATTTCTTCTTCTTGTTTGAGCCATTTTTTATAAAAGAGTGCAGTTAATGGTTCTTCTCCCTTTGAAGTAATTCCTATCATTATATTTTCAAGTACAGTCATTTCAGGTAAAGGTTGAGGGGTTTGAAAAGTTCGAACCATTCCTCTTTTATATAATTCTGAAGGATCTTTACCTGTAACATCTTCTTTTTCAAAAAAAACTTTACCTTCATCAGGTGGCAGAAAACCGGTAATTACATTAATTAGTGTTGATTTTCCGCTACCATTTGGCCCTATTAGTAATACTATTTCTTTTCTATCAACCTGTATTGATACATTATCTAAAGCTCTTAGTTCACCAAAGTTCTTAATCAATCCATCGGTTTCCAAAAAAGAATTTATTTTTTTATTGTTTTTATTTTTCATGGCTACCAGTTATTTCCAAATCACTTTTTTAGTCTTAAAGTCCCATAATGCTTTAATCTTCCAGCCTTCATTAGTAACAGCATAGATAGCATAACTTCCACTAACTCTATCATTCCACTCATTAAATTTAATATATCCAGTAATAGGTTCTACTCCAAATTTACCTTCAGAATAATTAATAGCATTTTCTTTTATTTTTTTAGCTAACATATCAGCATCATAACCGTGATTTTCTTTTAGAAGCTCAGCGTAAGAGATCGAAAGTATCCAAGCGGCGTCGTAAATATTTAGTGCATACTGATCAGGACTAGCAAATTTTCTTTCTTGAAATTCTTTTTTAAGCTTTTCTGCTTCTTTGCTTTCCGAATAAAATATTGCTGAGTATAGGCCAATTTTTTTAGCCTTGTCTTTAACTTCTTCCAGAACTTTTTGACTGCCAGCTACAGCATCTCCAGCCAACCATTTAACATTTAAAAGAGGGGAATTTTGGGAAATCTGAGAGAGAAGGGTACTTACTTCTTCAAATCCTAGAAAAATTACCGCATCGTTTTTGTTAAAGTCTTTCTTTACTATATTAGTGGCTTTACCTATTATAGGACTCCAGTCACTTATATTGGGATCGTAAGGAATAACTTGAACCAGATTTATATTGTTAGCTTTTAAAAATTTAACAGTTGATTTTTTTACTCCCTCTCCCCAGGCATCCACTCTGTATATTATTATAGCCTTTTGTGCTCCTAAATCTTTGGCAACGTCTGCAATCGCTTCACCTTCAGAATCAGCAGAGGCGACTATTCGAAAGATATACTTTTTATCTTCTGGTTTTGCACAACCAATAGCCTCAGGAGGTGCGGTAGAGGATGGGGAAATGATGATAAGTTTATTAGAAAGTAAATAATTTTTAAGATTTTTTACTTCCGCACTAGAAAGTGGCCCTAAAAAGACGTTGATACCTTTGGCTTGTAGAGATTGAACTTTATCTAAACAAAGCTTGGGATCCGTCTTTGTATCTTCAAGATAAAGTTTAATCTTATAAGGATAATTTTTTTCTTCAAAAAATTTGTTAATTTTTTCTTGAGCGATCTCGCAGGCATGTTTGCTATTAACGCCGTAAGTGACAAGAGGTCCTGAAACATCTACCAGTAATCCTAATTTTATTTCTTCTTTTTGGGCTTCTTTTTTTTCTTGTTTAGAACAGGCAACCGTAAGAACAAAAAAAACGAAAAAAAGTATCAAATATTTTTTCATACGCCTCTCCTCAAAAAAAATTTAAAATTTCAGAAAAAAAGGGGAGAATTATATCCCCCCTTTTTTTCTAAAGGCTATCAAGTTTTCACTATTTTTGTTTCCAGGTTATTTCTCCAGTTTCAGAATGCCATATTCCGCCAAGGACCCATCCTTTCTCAGTGACCATAAAAATGGCGTAATTACCGCTAGCTCTGTCATTCCATTCGTTAAACTTTATGGTTCCGGTAACAGGCTTTACACCATATTCTCCCTTAGAGTATTTGGTTGCTACTTCTCTAATTTTGCTAGAAAGATAGTCAGCATCATATTTGCCTTTTTCTTTCAACATTTCGACATAAGAAATGGCCCCGATCCAAGCACCATCATAGATATTAAGTGCGTATTGGTCAGCCTTTAGGCCTTTCTTTTCATAAATTTTTTGAAGTTCTTTGGCTTCATCTGAAACAGAGTGGAACATGGTAGAATAAAACTTAACTTTTATGGCTCTATCCTTGGCTTCTTCTAAAATTTTCTTACTATTGGCCATACCGTCTGTTCCAATCCATGTGTAATTGAGAGCCGGACAATCAAGCTTCATCTGGGCCAATAAAGAAGCAACCTCTTCAAAACCAATAAATACAACTCCCGTATTTTTAGGGTCTTTGTATTTTAAATCATCAATCAATTTTTGAATAATGGGGCTCCAGTCTGCAATATTAGGATCATAGGGAATAACATCCAATAAAGTAATGCCCCACTTTTTGATTCTAGCTACACTGGCCTGTTTCAAACCGTCTCCCCAGGCGTCTTTACGATAAATAACTACTACATTTTTAAAACCCAAAGATTTGCAAAGATCACCTACAGCGTTTCCCTGAAAATTATCAGTAGGAACAAGACGAAAAATATATCTTTTGTCTTTAGGACGAGCACAGCCGATTTTATCCGGGGGAGCAGTGGAAGAGGGAGACATAATGATAATTCTGTTAGAATTAACAAAGTTTTTGAGGTTTTTAACTTCTCCACTTGACATGGGCCCTAGCATTAATTTTATGCCCAGGGCATAAAGGGCTTGAGCCTTATCAAGGCAAACCTTAGGATCACATTTGGTATCTTCTACATAAAATCTAACTTTATAAGGATAACCTTTTTCTTTAAAGAATTTGTTAATTTTACCTTCAGCTATTTCAGAAGCAATTTTTTCAGTATGACCATAAGTACTTAGCCCACCAGATAAATCTACTAATACTCCAATTTTAATAGTTTTAGCATAACCAGTAGTAGAAAATGCAAAAACTAACAAAGCTACCAAACAGGCACCAAGTAACCTAAATCCCTTTCGCATGGCTAACCCTCCTTATAATTTTTCATTCGCACTATCTAAAATGTTACTTTTATGTAATATTTTGGTCTAGATTTTAACACAAAATATTCCTTAATCTGTAAACATTTTAGTTATCAAATATAATCAAATGACCGCTATCATAAAGATTTTTTTTTGTCAAGAAATTGTATCATTACCTAGATTTGCCCTTTAAGCTATATGGACACTAGGGGGATAACCCCCAATGCCTTGTTCCAATGGTGAACCGGGAGTTAAGGATCAGGGCTCGCAGTGACAGAAAGGGAAAAAACTCGCAGTGACAAAGGAAGTAAAGGCTCGCCGTGACACCGGGAATAAGTCATTGCGAGCCACGGAGTGGCGAAGCAATCTCGCAAGGCTACGCCCAGCAGCCGAAGCAATCCTTGTCCCGAGCGCTAGCGAAGGGATCCCTGTCGCCAGGCGATAGTCTCGCTGTGCGGGCTAAATCTATGCTTTTTTAATTTTTCAAAAGTCTCAACTCGGGGTTTGGGGACACAGCCATCAGGAGCTCCGCTCCTGAAACCCCAGAAATAAGGGAAAAAATCTAAAAGATCTAAAAGTTTTTAAAAAAACAAAGAATTTGGGAGATTGGGGGCTGCGCTCCCAATGCCTTAACCGGTAATCTTAAAGGCTATTTTGCCTCTCACTTTTGCAAAGATATCTTTCTAATATTAAGCTCATTAACAAAACCTTAAGACGGGAGAAGGTACATGAGTGAACACGAAGAAACGTTAGTAATAAATGAAGTGCTTGAAGGCGAAAATATTGAAATTCCCGAAGAGCTTCCGTGTCTTGCAGTGCGAGATGTGGTGCTTTTTCCCTCAATGGTTGTTCCTTTATATATAGGAAGAGAACCTTCTTTAGCAGCCGTGGAGGAGGCCCTTAAGTCTGACCGCTTAATTGTTATCCTCACCCAAAAAGATCCTGACGTAGATGAGCCTACTCCAGAGGATGTTTATCACACAGGAGTGGTAGCGGTTATCATGCGTACTTTGAAGCTCTCTGATGACCGTCTTAAAGTGCTTGTTCAGGCAGTAGCTAGGGCTAAAGTTTCTGAGTTTGTGCAAACAAAGCCTTATTTTCAAGTAAAAATTGAACTTTTGCGAGATGAGGAACCTAAAAAAATAGACGTTGAAGCTGAAGCCTTAATAAGGGAAATAAAGGAAACTACTGAAAAAATATTTGTCCTAAAAAATCAGTTAACTCCTGAGTTAAATACCGCTCTTGATAGTATTGAATCTCCTGGCAGGCTTGCCGATTTTGTTGCCTCTCACTTGAGGCTTAAAACCAACGAAGCCCAGGAAATACTTGAAATATCTGACGCGCTGGAACGTTTGCGAAAGCTTTATCATTATCTTTTACGCGAATTAGAAGTAGCTACGGTACAGGCCAAGATTCAAACCCAAGCCCAGGAGGAGATGAGTCGAACACAGCGGGAGTATTTTTTACGCGAGCAGTTACGGGCCATCAAGCGAGAGCTTGGTGAAGTTGATGAACATTCCCGTGAAATTGAAGAGTTTAAAGCCCGCATAGAAAAAGCCCGTATGCCCAAAGAGGTGGAAAAAGAGGCCTTAAAGCAGCTGAGACGGCTTGAGATGATGCATCCTGATTCTGCCGAGGCTACCATTGTACGTACTTATCTTGAATGGCTTACTGAGCTTCCCTGGCGTAAACAAACTAAAGATAAACTTGACCTCAAACGGGCTAAGGAAATCCTTGATGAAGATCACTATAATCTTGAGAAAGTGAAAGACCGCATTCTTGAATATCTTGCGGTGAGAAAACTCAATCCCAAGGCCAAAGGGCCGATTCTTTGTTTTGTAGGGCCTCCTGGAGTGGGAAAAACTTCTCTTGGACGCTCTATTGCTAGGGCCTTGGGCCGCAAATTTGTGCGTATATCTCTAGGTGGTGTAAGAGACGAGGCCGAGATACGCGGGCATCGTCGCACCTATATTGGCTCTATGCCCGGACGTATTATTCAGGGTCTTAAACAAGCAGGCACTAATAATCCGGTCTTTATGATAGACGAAGTAGATAAGCTTTGTGCTGATTTTCAAGGAGATCCCTCAGCAGCTCTTCTAGAAGTTCTTGATCCAGAACAAAATACTTCCTTTGTGGACCACTATCTCGGTGTGCCTTTTGACTTGTCTAAAGTCATGTTTATCTGTACAGCCAATATGACTGACCCCATTCCCCCTGCCTTAAGGGACCGTATGGAAATTATCTACATTTCCGGCTATACCGCTGAAGAAAAGCTTGTCATTACCAAGAGATATCTTTTGCCCCGTCAGCTTAAAGAACACGGGTTAAAACCTGAAGATATACAGATTTCAGACGAAACTATCTTGAAAATTATAAATGAATATACTGAAGAGGCCGGGTTGAGAGAACTGGAAAGAAAGATTGCTGCTATTTGTCGTAAAATTGCCAGACGTTTAGCTGAAGGAGACAAAGGTCCTTTTAGAGTGAATCGCCAGAATCTGCATAAATATCTTGGCCCTCCTAGTTACGTCTCTGAGCTTGAACAAGAAAAGGACGAAATCGGCGTAGCCACAGGGCTTGCCTGGACACAGGCTGGAGGAGAAGTCCTTTATGTGGAGGTCTTAGTCATGGAAGGGAAGGGCAATCTCATTTTGACTGGCCAGCTGGGAGAGATTATGCGAGAGTCCGCCCAAGCTGCCCTTTCTTATACCAGGGCTAAGGCCAAAGAATGGGGGATCCCTAAAAACTTTTACGAAAAATATGATGTGCATATTCATTTGCCAGCCGGTGCTATTCCCAAAGATGGTCCAAGTGCTGGAGTGACGATTGTTACCGCTATGATTTCAGCCCTTGCTGAGATTCCGGTTTCAAAAGACGTGGCCATGACAGGGGAGATTACACTTAGGGGCAAAGTGCTTCCGGTTGGCGGGATAAAAGAGAAGTCACTAGCAGCTTTACGTAAAGGGATAAGGAAAGTGATTATTCCTGAGAAAAACCTTAAAGACCTTGAAGAAATTCCCAAACATATGCGCCGCAAAATAGAGTTTATTCCAGTGCGCCACGTAGACCAGGTGCTTGAAGTAGCTCTTCTTCCCGAAAAGTGCAAAAAGAAGCGGAAAAAGGCTTCATGAAATTATTTTTAAAAATCTTCAGGGGCGAAACAGTCCTTACATGTAATGATAAGGTGCTATTCGCCCCTTATAATTTTCCACAAAAAGCAAACTAAAAAGAAGACACCAGATAATAAAACAATGGTTCCAGAGGCAGGTAAGTTAAAAACCCCTGCTAAAAGGATACCTAAAACAGCACTGATAATACCCAAGAAAGAAGCCAGAATAACACAGGAATGAAAGTTTCTAGCCACCTGTAAGGCTGCGGCTGATGGAATGGCCAAAAGAGCAGAAACCAATAGCAGACCCATTATTTTCATACCAATAACTACGGTAACAGCTGTAAGCATGGCTAATAAGATATCAAGTTTGGCTACTGGAAGGCCTGAAGCCTTAGCACTTTCCTCGTCAAAGGTTACGTAAAGTAATTCGTGGTAAAACAGGATTAAGCAGGCTATTACTACCCCAGCCAGAGCCAAAGAAAGATAAAGCTCAAAAAGGCTTACGGCTAGGATATTTCCAAAAAGATAGGAAAGCAAAGAGACGTTAAAATTCTTCCCCAGAGTAGCTAGGCAAATGCCAGCGGCCAGGCCTAGGTTTGATATAATGGCTACCGCTGTGTCGCCATAAAGCCCAACTTTTTCGCGTACCTTTAGGATAATAAAGGCCGCGATGGTTGAAAAAATCAGGGCTACCGGGAAGGGCAAAATGTTTAAAAACAAAGCCAGAGCCACACCGGCAAAGGCGATATGGGTAAGACCATGGCCCATCATGGCGTCTTTTCGGAGTATTAAAAAGATTCCGAGGATAGAGGCCGCCCAGGCCAGAAAACCACCGGCCAAAATGGCCCGCCTAAAAAAGTCGTATTGTAAAAGTTCTAAAATCATCAGTGTCTATGGATTACCAGATGATGTTCACCGATAATTTGCTGGAGCCTTGGTGAGGAACAAAATTCTTCATGTGTGCCATGATAAACCAGCCTGCGATTTAAACAAGCTACTTGTTTAACGTGTTTGTTCACTATGCCTATATCGTGAGTAACAATGACAATAGTCAATCCTTTCTGGTTAAGTTCAGCAAGTAGATCGTAAAAGCGTTCTTGAGTGGCAGCATCAATCCCTGTGGTAGGTTCATCAAGAATAAGTATTTCAGGATAACTTACTATGGCCCTGGCAATAAATACTCGTTGTTGTTGCCCACCAGAGAGATTTGAAAGACGATGATGAAGATATTTCTCCATTTCTACGCGTTTAAGAGCCTGGTAAATGGCCTTTCGGTCTTCTCGGGTAAAAAAACGAGGGAATCTTTTTTTAGGGATAAGACCAAAGCCTACTACTTCTTCTACGGATAGGGGGAAAACCGGGTCCACCAAAGCGGTAGCCCTTTGGGGCACATATCCCAGACGCCATTTTTCTTTAAATTTTTCAACAAGTATTCCAAAAAGCCTTATCTCGCCCTTTTGGGGTTTAAGTAGGCCCAAAATACATTTCAATAAAGTGGTTTTCCCTGAACCATTCGGCCCGAGGATAGCCAGAAAGTCTCCCTGATTAATATCAAGGTTAATATCCTCTAACACCAAACGGTTTCCATACCAAAAAAATAGATGTCTTATTTCTATTAGAGGGTTCATTTGTTCAATTTATATGCACGAAAAAGGGACTTAATAACAAACTTATCAAAGAAAAAAAGACTATAGTTATCAAAGTAACCACTATTGTAAAAACGACTGCTTTTTCTTGAGGAATTTTTTTAATAATAGGTACTCCCAGGTAGAATATATAAATTCCGTATAGGCTTAAAAAAAGCCCCAAGATAATAGCCGGTGGGAAAATACTTAAAAGCCCACCTACCCAACCAGGGGTAGAAGAAAAGACCGCCAATTTATGAGACGCCAAAATATCAGCTTCGCCTCCAAAACGAGGGGCCAAAAAGTCAACTATATAGGCCATGACAAAAAGACTCCCCACTCCCATTAAAGCACTTAAAATTAATTGCCTTGCCAGGAGGTTAGAGGTCATGGGTAAATTGCTAAACAAGACCAATCCAAAAGAGCTGGCAATAAATACAG from Thermodesulfatator indicus DSM 15286 harbors:
- a CDS encoding branched-chain amino acid ABC transporter permease; this encodes MVIEGAIIYANLLVLLALGLTLTYITTNVPNFAQGSFAIVGSYAALTFYRIWHISPYYSLPALFIIGGVVGFLTFLVLNPLVRRGSSIEVLMIATLAIDLILLGIIGAYSEILSNIIGSTQAKFVFSYLDFYLWGIRGIFWVSFGVVFFLVGSLYLLLYKTKFGIALRASMENPALAQIMGINVEKTRLFSWILSGALAGVAGGLIPFMQEIVPGTGAIMIISIFAASIVGGLRHINGALLGGYIIGISESLITYIMAILLGTGFLVYGKLVSMLIMVLTLLIVPQGLTSIKWKKIKKYLGA
- a CDS encoding ABC transporter ATP-binding protein, which produces MIKVVNLNTGYGKLQILFDINAIIEDKKITTVVGPNGSGKSTFLKALFGLTTIYTGEIIFKGKDISNIPPYKKVKLRIAYLPQIDNVFSQLTVNENLKIAGYILPKDKVRERIDIALDVFPELKDILNRKAETLSGGQRQFLAMGMALVRDAEVLMLDEPTAQLSPKLAEIIFGKILDMRDKFGLTILLVEQNAKRALEISDNGYMFVSGRIALEGTAKDVLNHEKFKEYSLGIKNV
- a CDS encoding ABC transporter ATP-binding protein gives rise to the protein MKNKNNKKINSFLETDGLIKNFGELRALDNVSIQVDRKEIVLLIGPNGSGKSTLINVITGFLPPDEGKVFFEKEDVTGKDPSELYKRGMVRTFQTPQPLPEMTVLENIMIGITSKGEEPLTALFYKKWLKQEEEILEKALDIINFLKLSHLTFKKAGELSGGQMKLVALGRALMTNPKLIVLDEPIAGVAPGLSHEIFSKILELREQDVTFLIVEHRLDIVLKYIDRLYIMFNGKVIAEGKGEKEIKEVLNDPKIIEIYIGD
- a CDS encoding ABC transporter substrate-binding protein produces the protein MKKYLILFFVFFVLTVACSKQEKKEAQKEEIKLGLLVDVSGPLVTYGVNSKHACEIAQEKINKFFEEKNYPYKIKLYLEDTKTDPKLCLDKVQSLQAKGINVFLGPLSSAEVKNLKNYLLSNKLIIISPSSTAPPEAIGCAKPEDKKYIFRIVASADSEGEAIADVAKDLGAQKAIIIYRVDAWGEGVKKSTVKFLKANNINLVQVIPYDPNISDWSPIIGKATNIVKKDFNKNDAVIFLGFEEVSTLLSQISQNSPLLNVKWLAGDAVAGSQKVLEEVKDKAKKIGLYSAIFYSESKEAEKLKKEFQERKFASPDQYALNIYDAAWILSISYAELLKENHGYDADMLAKKIKENAINYSEGKFGVEPITGYIKFNEWNDRVSGSYAIYAVTNEGWKIKALWDFKTKKVIWK
- a CDS encoding ABC transporter substrate-binding protein, whose translation is MRKGFRLLGACLVALLVFAFSTTGYAKTIKIGVLVDLSGGLSTYGHTEKIASEIAEGKINKFFKEKGYPYKVRFYVEDTKCDPKVCLDKAQALYALGIKLMLGPMSSGEVKNLKNFVNSNRIIIMSPSSTAPPDKIGCARPKDKRYIFRLVPTDNFQGNAVGDLCKSLGFKNVVVIYRKDAWGDGLKQASVARIKKWGITLLDVIPYDPNIADWSPIIQKLIDDLKYKDPKNTGVVFIGFEEVASLLAQMKLDCPALNYTWIGTDGMANSKKILEEAKDRAIKVKFYSTMFHSVSDEAKELQKIYEKKGLKADQYALNIYDGAWIGAISYVEMLKEKGKYDADYLSSKIREVATKYSKGEYGVKPVTGTIKFNEWNDRASGNYAIFMVTEKGWVLGGIWHSETGEITWKQK
- the lon gene encoding endopeptidase La — its product is MSEHEETLVINEVLEGENIEIPEELPCLAVRDVVLFPSMVVPLYIGREPSLAAVEEALKSDRLIVILTQKDPDVDEPTPEDVYHTGVVAVIMRTLKLSDDRLKVLVQAVARAKVSEFVQTKPYFQVKIELLRDEEPKKIDVEAEALIREIKETTEKIFVLKNQLTPELNTALDSIESPGRLADFVASHLRLKTNEAQEILEISDALERLRKLYHYLLRELEVATVQAKIQTQAQEEMSRTQREYFLREQLRAIKRELGEVDEHSREIEEFKARIEKARMPKEVEKEALKQLRRLEMMHPDSAEATIVRTYLEWLTELPWRKQTKDKLDLKRAKEILDEDHYNLEKVKDRILEYLAVRKLNPKAKGPILCFVGPPGVGKTSLGRSIARALGRKFVRISLGGVRDEAEIRGHRRTYIGSMPGRIIQGLKQAGTNNPVFMIDEVDKLCADFQGDPSAALLEVLDPEQNTSFVDHYLGVPFDLSKVMFICTANMTDPIPPALRDRMEIIYISGYTAEEKLVITKRYLLPRQLKEHGLKPEDIQISDETILKIINEYTEEAGLRELERKIAAICRKIARRLAEGDKGPFRVNRQNLHKYLGPPSYVSELEQEKDEIGVATGLAWTQAGGEVLYVEVLVMEGKGNLILTGQLGEIMRESAQAALSYTRAKAKEWGIPKNFYEKYDVHIHLPAGAIPKDGPSAGVTIVTAMISALAEIPVSKDVAMTGEITLRGKVLPVGGIKEKSLAALRKGIRKVIIPEKNLKDLEEIPKHMRRKIEFIPVRHVDQVLEVALLPEKCKKKRKKAS
- a CDS encoding metal ABC transporter permease, producing MILELLQYDFFRRAILAGGFLAWAASILGIFLILRKDAMMGHGLTHIAFAGVALALFLNILPFPVALIFSTIAAFIILKVREKVGLYGDTAVAIISNLGLAAGICLATLGKNFNVSLLSYLFGNILAVSLFELYLSLALAGVVIACLILFYHELLYVTFDEESAKASGLPVAKLDILLAMLTAVTVVIGMKIMGLLLVSALLAIPSAAALQVARNFHSCVILASFLGIISAVLGILLAGVFNLPASGTIVLLSGVFFLVCFLWKIIRGE
- a CDS encoding metal ABC transporter ATP-binding protein; this encodes MNPLIEIRHLFFWYGNRLVLEDINLDINQGDFLAILGPNGSGKTTLLKCILGLLKPQKGEIRLFGILVEKFKEKWRLGYVPQRATALVDPVFPLSVEEVVGFGLIPKKRFPRFFTREDRKAIYQALKRVEMEKYLHHRLSNLSGGQQQRVFIARAIVSYPEILILDEPTTGIDAATQERFYDLLAELNQKGLTIVIVTHDIGIVNKHVKQVACLNRRLVYHGTHEEFCSSPRLQQIIGEHHLVIHRH
- a CDS encoding Yip1 family protein; this translates as MNLFTRAKNIIFSPKEEWQVIAQENLTLTDLYFNYALIFIFAVFIASSFGLVLFSNLPMTSNLLARQLILSALMGVGSLFVMAYIVDFLAPRFGGEADILASHKLAVFSSTPGWVGGLLSIFPPAIILGLFLSLYGIYIFYLGVPIIKKIPQEKAVVFTIVVTLITIVFFSLISLLLSPFFVHIN